The Ischnura elegans chromosome 1, ioIscEleg1.1, whole genome shotgun sequence genome contains a region encoding:
- the LOC124160115 gene encoding chaoptin, with protein sequence MFVVRLGYTILIVAVLLMTWAAMSGARDVVLNPSAYTAYKPPLPAVAPGGGVPPYSQVGSATAPLSAPGTSSSSSSSSSAAAVATVSYPPCYFNPLCSCSKAVPDLGIVLCRDVPLPRVPPAINESRVFMLHLQRNHLRQLEPYFLHGTGLYRLEVSENPMADLPDDAFSGLERSLWELALRYDRLVSVPSRALRYLQKLRLLDLTGNEISDLSSDAFRGVESSLQTLVLADNQLSYLSPSAFRELPQLHTLDLRRNSLMGLDSQSFDGATSQRLARVILSDNNMNRIPYEALATLRTLKILDLSRNRISHLGSYNPQTPSYETTLPSSAAPVAANAASEEVSPTGSSSSASPSSLSASSSPSSPTVPSALSAVTTPDAEPLFEGRLSLDSLHLEYNQIGSLPPDAFRHFDVVNQTFLDGNPIEEIQGNALRDVRMRELSFRDCGISYVSPSALAGLQPFLQSLDLGGNNITILPPDFLHRFDSLRALSLKDTMLKEDPAESLLAPLAYSLHHLDLGGKTGAAPSTSSLARLRALRALTLSRLPGGKTRLEPELFQSYGPDVEELRMVGAKLAAIPNHAFRHLRGLRRLDLSENAISTIENEAFDDIGHSLRALRLSRALSLSSLPSEAFRPLTDLQMLDLGGNRLRSFPEPTFHFMRSLRILALQDNEIEELPKGTFQPELHNSLREIRLSFNALGVVRTGTFADMASLELIYMDDNRIARIEESSFANLPKLRYIDLRGNKLDTMADEAFQNLPELEVLDVAYNSLNRLDLLAFDQVGTLSSFHLNASHNLINELSVNSTVVFRPGGFLYANVRVLDVSHNNISHVERGYMSSLAMSLTHLHMRHNKINNATREAFGSLPHLQWLDLGYNGMRQLEYDAFKGTRHLQVLHVDHNDLTDLPSEVFKHLSSLRVVDLSHNRLRSLPDGLFQDAILERLDLSHNMLVRAPSSALGSGQSARTMRELDISWNGISSLHGPDSVARLKSLTWLDISHNRLSRLEDSAFAQLPRLESLFIGDNPSLDPRSRTFEGLQDNLLELSLEGLALSSTPDLPLPSLRYLDLSRNAITIMPAESTANLTSLRRLDVGRNRLRTLPATYHLHSLRALHVMDNPIPAVTDIGLTGAERLEELDVRRLPLNNFETGCLGKMRNLHTIRISPYREVRDFNISRLLRQNPGIRTLHIEVYEGESLGREMQGPMPIKLENITLTGTALKTLSSEVLQGMRGPVLHLSIHNTSLDKLPSSLFRNMGRVRNISLDVRNNSKLRSVGNPSNAEFPGVHKRTFLTSLRMSGNPWNCDCELGWVETWERKKRLYLCDDEERYPDRECRGAPDDLRETKCDSRGNTSIVEVFKTELECGWSSAVHISSQSLLITLLPFFYMIFRPAV encoded by the exons ATGTTCGTGGTCCGGCTAGGATATACCATCCTAATTGTCGCCGTGCTGCTCATGACATGGGCGGCCATGTCTGGCGCCAGGGACGTGGTCCTTAATCCATCCGCATATACCGCCTATAAGCCCCCGCTGCCCGCGGTGGCCCCCGGCGGCGGCGTGCCGCCCTACTCGCAGGTGGGCTCGGCCACCGCCCCGCTCTCCGCCCCCGgcacctcctcctcctcgtcttcgTCCTCGTCGGCTGCCGCCGTCGCCACAGTCTCCTACCCGCCGTGCTACTTCAACCCCCTCTGCAGCTGCTCCAAGGCAGTACCCGACTTGGGCATCGTGCTCTGCAGGGATGTGCCCCTGCCCAGGGTTCCGCCCGCCATCAACGAGTCGCGGGTGTTCATGCTGCACCTCCAGAGGAACCATCTTCGACAACTTGAGCCCTACTTTCtccatgggacag GTCTCTACCGCCTTGAGGTGAGTGAGAATCCGATGGCTGACTTGCCAGATGACGCTTTCTCTGGATTAGAGAGATCTCTCTGGGAACTGGCTCTTCGTTACGACAGACTGGTATCCGTGCCATCAAGAGCTCTGCGTTATCTTCAGAAACTCCGACTGCTCGATCTTACAG GAAACGAAATTTCGGACCTCTCCTCGGATGCTTTCCGCGGAGTTGAGTCCTCCCTCCAGACGCTCGTGCTTGCCGACAACCAGCTGTCCTACCTCTCGCCCTCCGCCTTCAGAGAGCTGCCACAGCTGCACACTCTAGACCTGAGGCGCAACTCGCTCATGGGACTAGACTCTCAGTCGTTTGACGGCGCCACATCGCAGAGGCTGGCGAGGGTCATCCTCTCCGATAACAACATGAACCGTATCCCGTATGAAGCCCTGGCCACCCTACGGACGCTCAAGATCCTCGACCTGTCTCGCAACCGAATCTCGCACCTGGGCTCATACAACCCCCAAACACCATCCTACGAGACGACGCTGCCGTCGTCGGCGGCGCCTGTGGCGGCCAACGCGGCATCCGAAGAAGTGTCGCCCACGGGCTCCAGCAGTAGCGCCTCGCCGTCCTCACTGTCGGCCTCGTCGTCtccctcctcacccaccgtgCCCTCCGCCCTCTCAGCCGTCACCACCCCAGACGCCGAACCTTTGTTCGAGGGTAGGCTGTCCTTGGACTCGCTGCACCTCGAGTACAACCAGATAGGCTCCCTCCCACCCGACGCATTCAGGCATTTCGACGTGGTCAACCAAACCTTTCTCGACGGTAATCCTATTGAGGAAATACAG GGTAACGCCCTCCGAGACGTGAGAATGCGAGAGCTATCTTTCCGAGACTGCGGCATTTCCTACGTCTCTCCAAGTGCGTTGGCTGGTCTTCAGCCGTTCTTGCAGTCTCTGGACCTCGGCGGAAATAACATCACGATCCTCCCACCCGATTTCCTCCATCGCTTCGACTCTCTCCGCGCCCTGTCCCTGAAAGACACCATGCTCAAGGAGGACCCAGCCGAGTCTCTTCTCGCCCCACTCGCCTACTCCCTTCATCACCTCGACCTGGGCGGGAAGACTGGTGCGGCCCCCTCCACTTCCTCTTTGGCGCGACTCCGGGCACTTCGGGCTCTCACCCTCAGCAGACTTCCCGGCGGAAAGACCCGCCTCGAGCCGGAGCTCTTCCAGAGCTACGGCCCGGACGTCGAGGAACTTCGGATGGTCGGCGCCAAACTGGCGGCGATCCCCAACCACGCTTTCCGCCATCTAAGGGGCCTGCGCCGCCTCGACCTCTCGGAAAACGCCATCTCGACCATCGAGAACGAGGCCTTCGATGACATCGGCCACTCCCTGAGGGCCCTCCGTCTATCCAGGGCGCTCTCCCTCTCTTCGCTCCCGTCAGAAGCCTTCCGCCCCTTGACCGACCTGCAGATGTTGGATCTCGGAGGCAATAGACTTCGATCTTTCCCGGAGCCCACGTTCCACTTCATGCGCTCTTTAAGGATTCTCGCTCTGCAGGACAACGAGATTGAGGAGCTGCCGAAGGGAACATTCCAACCCGAACTTCATAACTCGCTGAGGGAAATCCGCCTCTCTTTCAACGCTCTGGGAGTCGTGCGAACGGGAACGTTCGCCGATATGGCCTCCCTTGAGCTCATCTATATGGACGACAACCGAATTGCCAGAATAGAAGAGAGCTCTTTTGCCAACTTACCAAAACTGCGTTACATTGACCTCAGGGGTAATAAGCTTGATACCATGGCGGACGAGGCGTTCCAGAACCTTCCAGAACTGGAAGTGCTGGATGTAGCATACAATTCTCTCAATCGCCTCGACTTGTTGGCTTTTGATCAGGTTGGAACACTATCATCGTTCCACCTTAACGCATCCCATAACCTCATTAATGAATTATCAGTCAACTCAACCGTTGTATTCCGGCCAGGAGGCTTCCTCTACGCCAACGTCCGAGTTCTGGATGTATCACATAACAACATATCTCATGTTGAGCGTGGTTACATGTCATCATTGGCAATGTCCCTCACTCACCTACACATGCGtcataataaaatcaataatgcAACCAGGGAAGCATTTGGATCTTTACCACACCTCCAGTGGCTGGATCTAGGGTACAACGGTATGCGCCAATTGGAGTACGACGCCTTCAAGGGCACTCGACATCTTCAGGTACTTCACGTCGACCACAACGATCTAACGGACCTTCCGAGCGAAGTCTTCAAACACCTCTCCTCGCTCCGAGTGGTCGACCTTTCCCACAACCGACTGCGGTCTCTTCCCGACGGCTTATTCCAGGATGCTATACTTGAGCGACTAGACCTGTCTCACAATATGTTGGTCAGGGCTCCCAGCTCGGCTTTGGGATCAGGCCAGTCTGCCCGGACAATGAGGGAATTGGACATCTCATGGAACGGTATCTCTTCCCTTCACGGCCCAGATTCGGTCGCGAGACTCAAG TCGCTCACGTGGCTCGACATCTCGCACAACCGACTCTCCCGACTGGAAGACTCGGCCTTCGCCCAACTGCCGCGACTGGAGTCGCTTTTCATCGGGGACAACCCGTCACTGGATCCGCGCTCGCGCACCTTCGAGGGACTTCAGGACAACCTACTGGAGCTTAGCCTGGAGGGCTTGGCGCTCTCATCGACGCCGGATCTGCCGCTGCCGTCACTCCGCTACCTTGACCTGTCTCGCAACGCCATCACCATAATGCCTGCCGAGTCCACCGCCAATCTCACGTCCCTCCGACGCTTGGACGTTGGCAGGAACCGCCTGAGGACACTGCCGGCGACTTACCACCTCCACAGCCTCCGGGCACTCCACGTGATGGACAACCCTATCCCCGCGGTCACGGACATCGGCCTGACGGGAGCGGAGCGGCTCGAGGAGCTGGATGTGAGGCGCCTACCGCTGAATAATTTCGAG ACTGGGTGTTTGGGCAAAATGAGGAACCTGCACACTATCCGCATTAGCCCCTACCGAGAAGTTAGAGACTTCAACATCTCAAGGCTGTTGCGTCAGAATCCTGGGATAAGGACTTTGCACATTGAG GTGTACGAAGGAGAAAGTCTGGGACGAGAGATGCAAGGACCAATGCCCATCAAACTGGAAAATATCACCCTAACTGGTACGGCCCTAAAAACACTCTCATCGGAGGTGCTACAG ggAATGCGTGGACCAGTGCTTCATCTTTCCATTCACAACACTAGCCTCGATAAGTTACCCTCTTCCCTTTTCCGTAATATGGGTCGTGTCCGAAACATCAGCTTGGACGTGAGGAACAACTCAAAACTGCGTAGTGTTGGCAATCCTTCGAACGCCGAATTCCCTGGTGTTCACAAGAGGACTTTCTTGACATCACTACGCATGTCCGGCAATCCTTGGAACTGCGACTGCGAGCTTGG ATGGGTGGAGACATGGGAGAGAAAGAAGCGACTTTACCTCTGCGACGATGAAGAGAGGTACCCAGACAGGGAGTGCCGAGGAGCTCCAGATGACCTCCGAGAAACCAAGTGCGACAGTAGAGGAAATACGTCGATCGTCGAGGTGTTCAAGACTGAGCTCGAGTGCGGGTGGTCGTCCGCTGTACACATTTCGAGCCAGTCCCTCCTGATCACTCTCCTGCCATTCTTCTATATGATATTCCGTCCCGCCGTATAA